In Humulus lupulus chromosome 7, drHumLupu1.1, whole genome shotgun sequence, the following are encoded in one genomic region:
- the LOC133792125 gene encoding uncharacterized protein LOC133792125 has protein sequence METPKMMGDMYSVQQGVNEHPRTFLRRYLKLVRQINNVVKTVATNLFRESLQNGSLLSEQLYLNPPRDLANIQLRSEEVFKILEIREEEARRTALITKLAEGNPPLKDKRDKRRPEQPLLKRGEKEEQNVYEKMAKKKYPHIETIVPMNHIYNESKDKPIWRNPFKINSLIERRDHNKYCPFHKDVSHTLPECRSLYNQVNHILRTDGLPQYVKNTHNVAQ, from the coding sequence ATGGAGACACCTAAAATGATGGGTGATATGTACTCAGTGCAGCAAGGAGTGAATGAACATCCACGAACATTTTTGAGGAGGTATTTGAAGTTGGTGCGTCAAATCAACAACGTGGTTAAAACCGTTGCGACAAACTTATTCAGGGAAAGTTTGCAAAATGGATCTTTGTTGAGTGAACAACTTTACTTGAACCCTCCAAGAGACTTAGCaaacatacagttgaggagtgAAGAGGTGTTCAAAATATTGGAAATCAGAGAAGAAGAGGCAAGAAGAACCGCGCTAATCACCAAACTTGCTGAAGGGAATCCACCCTTGAAGGACAAGAGAGACAAAAGAAGACCAGAGCAACCCTTATTGAAGAGGGGAGAAAAAGAAGAGCAAAACGTGTACGAGAAGATGGCGAAAAAAAAATACCCACATATTGAAACCATAGTACCCATGAATCATATTTATAATGAAAGCAAAGACAAACCAATATGGAGGAACCCGTTCAAGATAAATTCGCTAATCGAACGAAGAGACCATAATAAATACTGTCCATTCCATAAAGATGTGAGCCACACGCTTCCAGAGTGCAGATCATTGTATAACCAGGTGAATCACATCCTGAGGACGGATGGACTTCCTCAGTATGTTAAGAACACACATAACGTAGCACAATAG
- the LOC133792127 gene encoding uncharacterized protein LOC133792127 produces MDMVMIVVYYNGIWEDTFNYKDYEVTGILIPNGSTYEILRSSVCDALELGSEIDRLDLQFQIKDGIPPMTIKDDKGLNFYLEMKRSASNNTSFPLLVTTYKSATVDNSQKLLFGSNSKNATTQEKECEEIRQLHSWSEIANNMADYMFEQEQPALTNNSELHNTGLIIDPHVEKISIKQVFRDKSVVVDAMNMYSIKHNYQHKVKRSSKTDYVLVCLDDECKWYFRASSLGKTDMFKIRSFEETHTCSLSVICGDHRQATSTLVGNILKRKLMNPKKILTPNDIVDDMMDDYSVSISYQKAWRGKEKALELSRGRPDESYKILPSFLFMLQQKNPGTITDLVMDNENRFKYLFFAIGISIENWQHCTPIVVVDGTFLKSMYGGTLLSASSQNANRKIFPLAFAIVDSENDASWEWFMRKLKESYGEREGQCIISDRHESIEKAALKVYPGIMHGYCGYHLLQNIKKKIKRGGEELKKALEGASKAYNMDEFERYMCDLDRVDGRIRSYLVNEVGFEKWTRFFSPNKRFSTLTSNIAESINSALNAARELPVSLLVESIRCLVQKWHWANKHLASSTFTNLTSEAEESLKYNRERSRKMKVETSNLVVYTVYDSKKSYTVDLGNKTCTCDKFQYDEMPCSHAMAVKKSRLL; encoded by the exons ATGGACATGGTAATGATAGTTGTGTACTACAATGGTATTTGGGAGGATACATTCAATTATAAAGATTATGAAGTGACTGGAATATTGATCCCAAATGGTAGCACATATGAGATTCTAAGGAGTTCCGTTTGTGATGCTTTGGAATTAGGCAGTGAAATAGATAGATTGGACCTacaatttcaaataaaagatgGAATCCCGCCAATGACAATAAAGGATGACAAGGGCTTAAATTTCTACCTTGAGATGAAGCGCAGTGCTTCTAACAACACATCATTCCCCTTGCTAGTAACGACCTACAAAAGTGCAACAGTTGATAACTCACAAAAACTATTGTTTGGAAGCAATAGCAAAAATGCTACCACCCAAGAAAAAGAGTGTGAAGAAATCAGACAATTACATTCGTGGAGTGAAATTGCAAATAATATGGCAGATTACATGTTTGAGCAGGAGCAACCAGCTTTGACAAATAATAGTGAACTACACAACACAGGTTTGATCATAGATCCCCATGTTGAAAAAATTTCAATTAAACAAGTATTTCGTGACAAAAGTGTGGTGGTGGATGCAATGAATATGTATTCAATAAAACACAACTATCAGCACAAAGTCAAGCGTTCATCAAAAACGGATTATGTCTTAGTTTGTTTGGATGATGAGTGTAAATGGTACTTCCGTGCATCATCATTGGGGAAAACAGATATGTTTAAAATCAGAAGTTTCGAGGAGACACACACTTGTTCGTTAAGTGTTATCTGTGGTGACCATCGTCAAGCTACTAGTACTTTAGTGGGGAATATATTAAAGAGAAAACTTATGAACCCAAAAAAGATTCTTACGCCAAATGACATTGTTGATGACATGATGGATGATTACAGTGTATCAATTTCGTATCAGAAAGCATGGCGAGGGAAAGAAAAGGCATTAGAACTATCAAGAGGAAGACCAGATGAGTCATACAAAATTCTACCTTCATTCTTATTCATGCTACAACAAAAAAACCCAG GTACAATTACTGACCTTGTCATGGATAATGAAAATAGATTCAAATATCTATTTTTTGCAATTGGCATCTCTATTGAAAATTGGCAGCATTGTACACCTATTGTTGTTGTAGATGGGACGTTCTTAAAATCAATGTATGGCGGGACTTTGTTATCAGCGAGTTCACAAAATGCAAATAGAAAGATATTCCCCCTAGCATTTGCAATAGTCGATTCCGAAAATGATGCCTCATGGGAATGGTTCATGCGCAAATTGAAAGAATCTTATGGTGAGCGTGAAGGACAATGCATAATTTCTGATAGGCATGAGAGTATCGAAAAAGCCGCATTGAAAGTATATCCAGGAATTATGCATGGTTATTGTGGTTACCACCTACTACAGaacattaagaaaaaaataaaaaggggTGGTGAAGAGCTAAAAAAAGCATTAGAAGGGGCTAGTAAGGCTTATAATATGGATGAGTTTGAAAGATACATGTGTGATCTGGACAGAGTAGATGGAAGAATAAGATCATATCTAGTGAATGAAGTTGGCTTTGAGAAATGGACAAGATTTTTTAGCCCAAACAAACGATTTTCAACATTAACATCTAATATTGCAGAATCAATAAATTCTGCACTCAACGCTGCAAGGGAATTACCAGTATCACTTTTGGTGGAGTCCATTAGATGCCTGGTTCAAAAATGGCATTGGGCAAACAAACACCTGGCATCTTCAACATTCACAAATCTAACATCTGAAGCAGAGGAGTCGTTGAAGTACAATCGAGAACGGTCACGCAAAATGAAG gTTGAAACATCGAACCTAGTTGTCTACACAGTTTATGATTCCAAAAAATCATATACCGTAGACTTGGGAAATAAAACTTGTACCTGTGATAAATTCCAATATGATGAAATGCCATGTTCACATGCAATGGCAGTCAAGAAATCTAGATTGTTATGA